In Thermoanaerobaculia bacterium, a genomic segment contains:
- a CDS encoding formyltransferase has protein sequence MSDERILVFGFSDLGYRCLEHLIGRGEKVVGCYTYSDPPGPGGWPPSLSSLCASHGIPCWTDVRWTAEELFHARTLAPDIVFSFYYRELLPREVLALPRLGAFNMHGALLPKYRGRAPVNWAVLEGEKETGATLHQMVEKADAGPIVDQEKVPIGPDDTAFEVQKRVTEAAVRILDRQLDALKRGAAPRRPQNLEDGFYRGRRRPEDGLIDWNRPSGRVHDLVRAVTHPYPGAYTDLFGGKTFVWRTRLPGLSVHDAYPGQINVEGPRLLVCCGDDRYIEILVLQREGKPEMTAAQWVARMQQENR, from the coding sequence ATGAGCGACGAAAGAATCCTCGTCTTCGGGTTCTCCGATCTCGGATACCGCTGTCTCGAGCACCTGATCGGGCGCGGAGAGAAGGTCGTCGGGTGCTACACGTACTCCGACCCGCCGGGGCCCGGGGGCTGGCCGCCGTCGCTCTCGTCGCTGTGCGCGTCGCACGGGATCCCCTGCTGGACGGACGTCCGGTGGACCGCGGAGGAGCTCTTCCACGCGCGCACGCTCGCTCCCGATATCGTCTTCTCCTTCTACTACCGCGAGCTGCTGCCGCGCGAGGTCCTGGCGCTCCCGCGCCTGGGCGCCTTCAACATGCACGGGGCGCTGCTCCCGAAGTACCGCGGCCGCGCGCCGGTCAACTGGGCGGTCCTCGAAGGGGAGAAGGAGACGGGCGCGACCCTCCACCAGATGGTCGAGAAGGCGGACGCCGGCCCGATCGTCGACCAGGAGAAGGTCCCGATCGGGCCGGACGACACCGCCTTCGAGGTCCAGAAGCGGGTCACCGAGGCCGCCGTCCGGATCCTCGATCGGCAGCTCGACGCGTTGAAGCGCGGCGCGGCGCCGCGGCGTCCCCAGAATCTCGAGGACGGCTTCTACCGCGGCCGCCGACGTCCGGAGGACGGGCTGATCGACTGGAACCGCCCCTCGGGGCGCGTGCACGATCTCGTGCGCGCCGTGACGCACCCGTATCCCGGCGCCTACACCGACCTCTTCGGAGGGAAGACGTTCGTCTGGAGGACCCGCCTCCCGGGGCTGTCGGTCCACGACGCGTATCCCGGACAGATCAACGTCGAAGGGCCTCGCCTTCTCGTCTGCTGCGGCGACGACCGCTACATCGAGATCCTCGTCCTGCAGCGGGAGGGAAAACCCGAGATGACCGCGGCCCAGTGGGTCGCCCGCATGCAGCAGGA
- a CDS encoding glycosyltransferase yields the protein MTERPDISVVIPVYNEQENLPALLPRLLPVLDRVGRPYEVLFVDDGSRDASLSILRSFVEAHPGKVRALELSRNFGQHPAILAAFQRARGKVVVTLDADLQNPPEEIPKLLARIDEGYDVVGGIRRQRKDSWFRRAASRMVNRVTGAITGMRLSDYGCMLRAYSRDVVNEINACEENATFIPALAQSFSRRPTEVEVAHAERAAGRSKYSLYRLLRLNFDLMTGFSVVPLQIFTLFGFVVAAGGVGFGIFLGIRRLIVGAEVEGVFTLFAILFTVVGVLLAGLGIVGEYIGRIYHEVRRRPRFSVRREYGAPSA from the coding sequence TTGACCGAGCGACCCGACATTTCGGTGGTGATCCCCGTCTACAACGAGCAGGAGAACCTGCCGGCGCTCCTGCCGCGGCTCCTGCCGGTGCTCGATCGTGTCGGCCGTCCGTACGAGGTGCTCTTCGTCGACGACGGGAGCCGCGACGCTTCGCTCTCGATCCTGCGCTCGTTCGTCGAGGCGCACCCGGGCAAGGTCCGCGCGCTCGAGCTTTCGCGGAATTTCGGACAGCATCCGGCGATCCTCGCGGCCTTCCAGCGCGCCCGCGGGAAGGTCGTCGTCACGCTCGACGCCGACCTCCAGAACCCGCCCGAGGAGATCCCGAAGCTCCTCGCCCGCATCGACGAGGGATACGACGTCGTCGGCGGCATCCGCCGGCAGCGGAAGGATTCGTGGTTCCGCCGCGCCGCGTCGCGCATGGTCAACCGCGTGACGGGCGCGATCACCGGGATGCGCCTGTCCGACTACGGCTGCATGCTGCGCGCGTATTCGCGCGACGTCGTCAACGAGATCAACGCGTGCGAGGAGAACGCGACGTTCATCCCGGCGCTCGCGCAGTCGTTCTCGCGGCGTCCGACGGAGGTCGAAGTGGCGCACGCCGAGCGCGCCGCCGGGCGATCGAAGTACTCCCTCTACCGGCTGCTGCGCCTGAACTTCGACCTGATGACGGGCTTCTCCGTCGTCCCGCTCCAGATCTTCACGCTGTTCGGCTTCGTCGTCGCCGCCGGAGGCGTCGGGTTCGGCATCTTCCTCGGCATCCGGCGGCTCATCGTCGGCGCGGAAGTCGAGGGGGTGTTCACGTTGTTCGCGATCCTCTTCACCGTCGTCGGAGTGCTCCTCGCCGGCCTCGGAATCGTCGGCGAGTACATCGGCCGGATCTATCATGAGGTGCGCCGCCGCCCCCGGTTCTCGGTGCGCCGCGAATATGGAGCTCCCTCCGCATGA
- a CDS encoding DegT/DnrJ/EryC1/StrS family aminotransferase codes for MREKFLPFAKPSIGEEEIAEVADSMRSGWLTTGPKTERFTEEFRAYVGGRFASAISSATAGLHVALLAHRIGPGDEVITTPMTFAATLNVIVLVGATPVLADIDRHTLNVRADEIEKKLTPKTRAIIPVHYVGQPCDMDPILALASARGIAVVEDAAHAIGTEYKKRRIGSLPTTSVFSFHPNKNITTGEGGMVVTDDERVFETVSLLKFHGMDRNAWKRFAKAGSPRYDIALPGYKYNMMDIQAAIGLHQLPKLEGFIGKRAAIAAAYQRDFADAPFLLPEPVPWPSRHAWHLYAPLVDLDRLTIDRDRFMAELKERNIGCGLHYCAAHEFSYYRDRFGWQPEDFPEAHFVSERIVSLPLFPDMTEADRGDVVQAVFDIAKKFRR; via the coding sequence GTGAGAGAGAAGTTTCTTCCGTTCGCGAAGCCGTCGATCGGGGAGGAGGAGATCGCCGAGGTCGCCGACTCGATGCGATCCGGATGGCTGACGACGGGGCCGAAGACGGAGCGCTTCACGGAAGAGTTCCGCGCGTACGTCGGCGGACGGTTCGCGTCCGCGATCTCGTCGGCGACCGCCGGCCTCCACGTGGCGCTGCTCGCGCATCGCATCGGGCCGGGCGACGAGGTGATCACGACGCCGATGACCTTCGCCGCGACGTTGAACGTGATCGTGCTCGTCGGCGCGACCCCCGTTCTCGCGGACATCGACCGCCATACGCTCAACGTGCGCGCCGACGAGATCGAAAAGAAGCTCACGCCGAAGACGCGGGCGATCATTCCCGTCCACTACGTCGGCCAGCCCTGCGACATGGACCCGATCCTCGCGCTCGCCTCCGCGCGGGGGATCGCGGTCGTCGAGGACGCCGCGCACGCGATCGGGACCGAATACAAGAAGCGCCGGATCGGCTCCCTCCCGACGACGTCGGTCTTCTCCTTCCATCCGAACAAGAACATCACGACCGGCGAAGGCGGCATGGTCGTGACCGACGACGAGCGCGTCTTCGAGACCGTGTCGCTCCTGAAGTTCCACGGCATGGACCGCAACGCCTGGAAGCGGTTCGCGAAGGCGGGGAGCCCGCGCTACGACATCGCGCTTCCCGGCTACAAGTACAACATGATGGACATCCAGGCCGCGATCGGCCTCCACCAGCTCCCGAAGCTCGAAGGGTTCATCGGGAAGCGCGCCGCGATCGCCGCGGCGTACCAACGCGACTTCGCCGACGCGCCGTTCCTCCTCCCGGAGCCCGTGCCGTGGCCGTCGCGGCACGCGTGGCACCTCTACGCGCCGCTCGTCGACCTCGACCGGCTCACGATCGACCGCGACCGCTTCATGGCGGAGCTCAAGGAGCGCAACATCGGGTGCGGGCTCCACTACTGCGCCGCCCACGAGTTCTCGTACTATCGCGACCGGTTCGGGTGGCAGCCGGAGGACTTTCCCGAGGCGCACTTCGTTTCCGAGCGAATCGTTTCGCTCCCGCTCTTCCCCGACATGACCGAAGCCGACCGGGGCGACGTGGTGCAGGCCGTCTTCGACATCGCGAAGAAATTCCGGAGATAG
- a CDS encoding phospholipid carrier-dependent glycosyltransferase, which yields MSDRRLLLLLLAALTVLLFLELPGSWLFEPDEARYAEIPREMLATGNWLVPKLNGVDYFEKPPLTYWASAISIGVLGHNPFAARLPERLAIVGTALLMLAALRKPFGERVALLSALAFLSSPLVFSLGRVALTDGVLTFTMALTLFSLHRFLLATAEDRPARGAAALAGLGCGLSLLDKGLIGLVLPGGAFVFWCLMRRDARPVGRVLLSWAPVTCLTAAVPYFVAVEKAAPGFSKFFWVHEHFARYATAEASRPGAWWYFLVTFLVGMLPWTFFSSRLGRRLWWSRRRETVPDASDLWFALWFSVIIVFFSLSHSKLTPYLLPACPAAAVLFARLLDANLRSGEKTPSRPLAFHALFWTIVAPAGFVLLIRGGELARYGVAALAAFALGALVITAWAGAFASKRRPLAGIGVVVAGWCIFYAALIVALPAVAVDQSAHDLAVAAGRAAGSDAEVVCYHTYLQGFPWELERRVRIFGWRGELAFGSARGGQASWFPSRDAFWKEWDSSKKMVALLRKKDRSDMYGHRAELVAQNRKFFVVKNFPAGP from the coding sequence ATGAGCGACCGCCGCCTGCTCCTCCTGCTGCTCGCGGCGCTCACGGTGCTGCTCTTCCTCGAGCTTCCCGGGTCGTGGCTGTTCGAGCCGGACGAGGCCCGGTACGCGGAGATTCCGCGGGAGATGCTCGCGACCGGGAACTGGCTCGTCCCGAAGCTGAACGGCGTCGACTATTTCGAGAAGCCGCCCCTGACCTACTGGGCCAGCGCGATCTCGATCGGCGTCCTCGGCCACAATCCGTTCGCGGCGCGGCTTCCGGAGCGGCTCGCGATCGTCGGGACCGCGCTCCTGATGCTCGCCGCGCTCCGCAAGCCATTCGGCGAGCGGGTGGCGCTGCTTTCGGCCCTCGCCTTCCTTTCCTCGCCGCTCGTGTTTTCGCTCGGACGCGTCGCGCTGACCGACGGCGTGCTCACGTTCACGATGGCGCTCACGCTCTTCTCGCTGCACCGGTTCCTCCTCGCGACCGCGGAAGACCGGCCCGCCCGCGGCGCCGCGGCGCTCGCGGGCCTGGGGTGCGGGCTCTCGCTCCTCGACAAGGGGCTCATCGGCCTGGTCCTCCCCGGCGGCGCGTTCGTCTTCTGGTGCCTGATGCGGCGCGACGCGAGGCCCGTCGGGCGCGTCCTCCTCTCGTGGGCCCCGGTCACGTGCCTCACGGCGGCGGTGCCGTACTTCGTGGCGGTCGAGAAAGCGGCGCCCGGCTTTTCGAAGTTCTTCTGGGTCCACGAGCACTTCGCGCGGTACGCGACCGCCGAAGCCTCGCGGCCCGGAGCCTGGTGGTATTTCCTGGTGACGTTTCTCGTCGGAATGCTCCCGTGGACGTTCTTCTCTTCGCGGCTGGGGAGGCGGCTCTGGTGGTCGCGCCGCCGCGAGACCGTCCCCGACGCCTCCGACCTCTGGTTCGCGCTCTGGTTCTCCGTGATCATCGTCTTCTTCTCGCTGTCGCATTCGAAGCTGACGCCGTATCTCCTGCCGGCATGCCCCGCGGCGGCCGTGCTCTTCGCGCGTCTCCTCGACGCGAACCTCCGAAGCGGCGAGAAGACTCCTTCGCGGCCGCTCGCGTTCCACGCGCTTTTCTGGACGATCGTCGCGCCGGCCGGGTTCGTGCTCCTGATCCGGGGCGGAGAGCTCGCCCGCTATGGCGTTGCGGCGCTCGCCGCGTTTGCGCTCGGCGCGCTCGTGATCACCGCCTGGGCGGGAGCGTTCGCGTCGAAACGCCGCCCGCTCGCCGGCATCGGCGTCGTCGTGGCCGGCTGGTGTATTTTCTACGCGGCCTTGATCGTCGCCTTGCCGGCCGTCGCCGTGGACCAGTCCGCGCACGACCTCGCCGTCGCCGCCGGCCGAGCGGCCGGATCGGACGCCGAGGTCGTCTGCTATCACACGTACCTGCAGGGGTTCCCGTGGGAGCTCGAGCGGCGCGTGCGGATCTTCGGGTGGAGGGGGGAGCTCGCGTTCGGGAGCGCGCGCGGCGGCCAGGCGTCGTGGTTCCCTTCCCGCGACGCGTTCTGGAAGGAGTGGGATTCGTCGAAGAAGATGGTGGCGCTCCTGCGGAAGAAGGACCGGTCCGACATGTACGGCCACCGCGCCGAGCTCGTCGCGCAGAACCGGAAATTTTTCGTCGTGAAGAACTTCCCGGCGGGGCCGTGA
- a CDS encoding ABC transporter ATP-binding protein, translated as MTAILVEHLSKSYRRFGRRRSAGSLKSAVLHGLRGGPVSPGTVFPALTDVSFSVGKGETVGIVGENGSGKSTLLKVLAGIHAPTSGRVETSGRVAALIELGAGFHPEITARENVEINGMLLGLSRKEIAARLDAIVAFAGIERFLDEPVKTFSSGMTVRLGFAVAAHADPEILLVDEVLSVGDEQFTHRCLERIADFQREGRTIVVVSHDLELVIATARRALRLSGGRLVADAPAAEVVGRYREEVAYREGEARAASAGEGNRWGSGAARIESVRLLDGDGRSAGVLSAGRPFSIEVAGRAGAAIADFVAGVRISRIDGTTVFGTNTSIDGHRAESVEGEFRVAVDFPAADLTAGTYSLDAAVHAADGAPYDYRADVLRFDVYAPEATSGVWRAEHRWDLSRAGRWTK; from the coding sequence GTGACGGCGATCCTCGTCGAGCACCTCTCGAAGTCGTACCGCCGCTTCGGGCGAAGACGCTCGGCGGGGAGCCTCAAATCCGCGGTGCTCCACGGCCTCCGCGGCGGGCCGGTCTCGCCGGGGACGGTCTTTCCGGCGCTGACGGACGTGAGCTTCTCCGTCGGGAAAGGGGAGACCGTCGGGATCGTGGGGGAGAACGGCTCGGGCAAGTCGACGCTGCTGAAGGTCCTCGCCGGGATCCACGCGCCGACGTCGGGACGCGTCGAGACGAGCGGACGGGTCGCGGCGCTGATCGAGCTCGGCGCCGGGTTCCACCCGGAGATCACCGCCCGCGAGAACGTCGAGATCAACGGGATGCTGCTCGGCCTCTCCCGGAAGGAGATCGCGGCGCGCCTCGACGCGATCGTCGCCTTCGCGGGAATCGAGCGCTTCCTCGACGAGCCGGTGAAGACGTTCTCCTCGGGGATGACCGTCCGGCTCGGCTTCGCGGTCGCCGCCCATGCGGACCCCGAGATCCTCCTCGTCGACGAGGTGCTCTCGGTCGGCGACGAGCAGTTCACCCACCGCTGCCTCGAGCGGATCGCCGATTTCCAGCGCGAGGGACGCACGATCGTCGTCGTGAGCCACGATCTCGAGCTCGTGATCGCGACCGCGCGCCGCGCGCTCCGGCTGTCCGGCGGTCGGCTCGTCGCCGACGCCCCGGCCGCCGAGGTCGTCGGGCGGTATCGCGAGGAGGTCGCGTACCGCGAAGGGGAGGCGCGCGCCGCGTCCGCCGGCGAGGGAAACCGCTGGGGCTCGGGAGCCGCGCGGATCGAATCGGTCCGGCTCCTCGACGGCGACGGCCGCTCCGCGGGCGTTCTCTCCGCCGGCCGGCCGTTCTCGATCGAGGTCGCAGGAAGGGCCGGGGCGGCGATCGCCGACTTCGTCGCAGGAGTGCGGATCTCGCGGATCGACGGGACGACGGTCTTCGGGACGAACACCTCGATCGACGGGCACCGCGCGGAATCGGTCGAGGGGGAGTTCCGCGTCGCCGTCGACTTCCCGGCGGCGGACCTCACGGCGGGAACCTACTCGCTCGACGCGGCGGTGCACGCGGCCGACGGCGCCCCCTACGATTACCGGGCCGACGTCCTGCGGTTCGACGTCTACGCGCCGGAGGCGACCTCCGGAGTGTGGAGAGCGGAGCACCGGTGGGACCTTTCCCGCGCGGGGCGGTGGACGAAATGA
- a CDS encoding ABC transporter permease: protein MTATLRRLYRSRALVWVLAKRELKARYRGSSLGFLWSLVNPLLLLAIYSVVFTVVFAPRAGGVHPYALFLFGGVLAWSFVSSSLLDAAQTFKSNGPLLRKVIVAPEIFPGVSVLSQAFHFLLAFPVLLAATAASVLWFSGRFGWAALQIVPVLLLLGAAVLGGALFVSAASVHFQDLRDLLQSVLTFWFFATPIIYPLEAIPERFRPWVRVNPATAFFTGVHDSLFDDRWIGAADWAAMAAAAAVALAIGGSTFARLRESIAEES, encoded by the coding sequence ATGACGGCGACGCTGCGACGCCTCTATCGCTCCCGCGCGCTCGTGTGGGTGCTGGCCAAGCGCGAGCTCAAGGCGCGCTACCGCGGCAGTTCCCTCGGCTTCCTCTGGTCGCTCGTCAACCCGCTGCTGCTGCTGGCGATCTACTCGGTCGTCTTCACGGTCGTCTTTGCGCCCCGCGCGGGCGGCGTGCATCCGTACGCGCTCTTCCTCTTCGGCGGCGTCCTCGCCTGGAGCTTCGTCTCCTCTTCGCTCCTCGACGCGGCGCAGACGTTCAAGAGCAACGGTCCGCTGCTGCGAAAGGTGATCGTCGCTCCCGAGATCTTCCCGGGCGTCTCGGTGCTCTCGCAGGCCTTCCATTTCCTTCTCGCCTTTCCGGTGCTGCTCGCCGCGACGGCCGCGTCGGTCCTCTGGTTCTCGGGACGGTTCGGATGGGCCGCGCTCCAGATCGTCCCCGTGCTCCTCCTGCTCGGCGCGGCCGTCCTCGGGGGCGCGCTCTTCGTCTCGGCCGCATCGGTGCACTTCCAGGATCTGCGCGACCTCCTCCAGAGCGTGCTGACCTTCTGGTTCTTCGCGACGCCGATCATCTATCCCCTCGAGGCGATCCCGGAGCGCTTCCGCCCGTGGGTCCGCGTCAATCCGGCGACGGCGTTCTTCACGGGCGTCCACGACTCCCTCTTCGACGACCGCTGGATCGGCGCCGCCGACTGGGCCGCGATGGCGGCGGCGGCGGCGGTCGCGCTCGCGATCGGCGGATCGACGTTTGCGCGTCTGCGCGAGTCGATCGCGGAGGAATCGTGA
- a CDS encoding radical SAM protein, with the protein MHDALTTDEKIEILMRGAADDRDGDRFGEAGGLNPFNIRTLSHGFGPTRIFRILLSNACAFSCAYCPMRAGNDVPRHALAPEKLAEVFLEAYRRGWASGLFVTSGIPKNPVWAMDRMIALVERLRFDLEYDGYLHAKAVAGCEPAQVERLALLVDRLSYNLETTCQRTLDALAPEKSLSAGVALLRRAKKVAQSGKPVARDARRGKPLLSSGVTTQIVVGLDATNDRDILRATSALWRERTIHHPHFAAFRPIEGTPLEEREETPALREHRLYEADHLVRRYGFGDDELVFDDAGRLPLAHDPKLSWALAHPERFPVEISRATREDLLRVPGIGRLAVERILRERRSWASFSPRDLAALGPLARRAAGFVSFRGKRLSIFKAQPPLFAPESIPTAHRTYAVSPGTFR; encoded by the coding sequence ATGCACGACGCGCTGACGACCGACGAGAAGATCGAGATCCTGATGCGCGGGGCCGCCGACGACCGCGACGGAGACCGGTTCGGAGAGGCCGGGGGCCTGAATCCCTTCAACATTCGCACCCTCTCGCATGGGTTCGGGCCCACGCGGATCTTCCGGATCCTTCTCAGCAACGCCTGCGCGTTCTCGTGCGCCTACTGCCCGATGCGGGCGGGAAACGACGTGCCCCGCCACGCGCTGGCGCCCGAGAAGCTCGCGGAGGTCTTCCTCGAAGCATACCGGCGCGGCTGGGCGTCCGGACTCTTCGTGACGTCCGGGATTCCGAAGAATCCGGTGTGGGCGATGGACCGGATGATCGCGCTCGTCGAGCGGCTCCGCTTCGATCTCGAGTACGACGGATATCTGCACGCCAAAGCGGTGGCGGGCTGCGAACCGGCGCAGGTCGAGCGGCTCGCGCTCCTGGTCGACCGGCTTTCCTACAATCTGGAGACGACGTGCCAGCGGACGCTCGACGCGCTCGCCCCGGAGAAATCGCTCTCGGCCGGCGTCGCACTCCTTCGACGCGCGAAGAAAGTCGCGCAATCGGGAAAGCCGGTCGCGAGGGACGCGCGCCGCGGAAAGCCGCTCCTCTCCTCCGGCGTGACGACGCAGATCGTCGTCGGGCTCGATGCGACGAACGACCGCGACATCCTGCGGGCGACGTCGGCCCTGTGGCGCGAGCGCACGATTCATCATCCGCATTTCGCGGCCTTCCGCCCGATCGAAGGGACGCCGCTCGAGGAGCGCGAAGAGACGCCGGCGCTTCGCGAGCACCGGCTGTACGAAGCGGACCACCTCGTCCGCCGCTACGGCTTCGGCGACGACGAGCTCGTCTTCGACGACGCCGGACGGCTGCCGCTCGCGCACGACCCGAAGCTCTCCTGGGCGCTCGCCCACCCGGAGCGGTTCCCCGTCGAGATCAGCCGCGCGACGCGGGAGGATCTGCTCCGCGTCCCCGGAATCGGACGGCTTGCCGTCGAGCGGATCCTGCGCGAGCGGCGTTCCTGGGCTTCCTTCTCCCCGCGGGACCTCGCCGCGCTCGGGCCTCTCGCCCGCCGCGCGGCCGGCTTCGTGAGTTTCCGGGGAAAGCGGCTGTCGATCTTCAAGGCGCAACCGCCGCTGTTCGCGCCCGAGTCGATTCCAACGGCGCATCGAACGTACGCGGTCTCGCCGGGAACGTTCCGGTAG